CACTGTGCATGCAGACAGGGCCAGATCCTGAATGCTTTTATCACAACCACCCCCGTGTCCGAGCAACCTGGACATGTGCGCCTGCCACCAGCACTGAAACCCATGTGCACCCATCTGGAAactgcacagagaagggtgAGAACATCTTTATGAACGCACTGCCCTCAAGCCAGGACACCTCATGTGCACGCAGGCTGCGTAAGCACTTCAATACGTTGAAAGAAGGAAATGCGATTTCTTCCTGCAACTCAGAATTGAATTACAGAGAACAAATTGTATTTGAGCCTCAAGTTATATTAGTTTCATAAAGGTAGAAGCAGCTTCGCCTACCTTTCGTGCTGAAGTCGTCCACCAGAATGATCTCCTCGACCAGGTGGGGAGGCGAGCGGCTCAGGACGCTGTGGACGGAGCGCAGGAGGGTGGACCACACCTCGTCCACGAAGCACATGATGATGGTGGTGGTCGGCAGGTCGTCATGGACCCGCTGCTCCGAGCACCTGCAAcggcagcactgctgctgtgccctggcTGCCTCCGGCTGAGCACCGCCGGGAAACATGCAGGGAGGGGATGTGGGAAACGTGGAACAAGGGGGCTTGGCTCCccatggggctgggctgggagagcAGGGGGCAGCCCTGCGGGGACAAGATGCACCCACCCTTTCTTTCCAGCAGGGACCTCTCTTTTCCACCCCACCCCCAGGTGACAACATCTCCTCCCCACGAGCAATGGGAGGGTGCTGGGAAGCGAGGCCGGTCCCAGCTCTGCACCCTGCTCTTGGGGACACCTGCGGGGAAAGGAGCCCTGTGCACGGGGTGCCCTCCTCTGATGCTCTGAGCTCCTGCAGGCGTGGGACCCTGGGCTTCAGGAGGTCGCCTTGTCTGGGAAAAGTCAGCAGCACGCCCAGAGTGCAGGGAACGGCCATTTCCAAGAGGGGCCACCCAGCAGGGCAACTTGTGGAGCCGACAGACGGTGAGGAAGGGTCTCCCAGCCCAACCTCTGCACCTAACTGCTGTGCAGGATGGGAAGACACCCAAAAATCCAGCTGTTGTGTACCACTATTGGCAGGTCcgctcccccagcaccctgcatcTCACAGCCCAGCACCCACACCTCCCCACGGacacccagcaccaccagccatgccccagccctgcccaggggCTCCAAGCAGCACCCACGTCCCCGCAAACTGCCCGCAGCCTGGGCCAAGGGAGCGATAACATCCTTCCCCTGCCTGTGagtttgtcattttctttgtgaCAGCCCAAAACGCAACGTCTGGGTCAGGCCTGTGTCTGCAGTGTTTGAACAAAAGGTCGACGAGCAGCTTTGCTCATCGCTATTTGCAATTCAAGCACCACTTTGCTGCCTGCCCGCGGGGAGCTGGGCTCCTGCACCAATCCATCTCCGAGGGCATCTCGAGGCGCCCGGGGTGCCTCAAGGAAGAGCTGCGGGCCCCTGAACGCGCCACTTTATCCCGAACATTCATGACGCACTGGGACTTGCTTTCTCTCATCCATAAGCTGAGGTCTGATAACAGGttctcctctcttccttccagaGCAGACCTCCTGCAGGCAGGACAGGCACCAGCCTGCCTGCGGatgcagaaaatgaatttatcAATGATGGATCAGAGCTCCTGTTCACTCCGTTATCCACAGCGGACAGCAAACGgggccatatatatatatgcacatatatatatgcgtgtgtgaatatatatatacacatatatatgtatgtgggAGTGTACAGAGAAGTGACTTCTTCCTCAGAGGTGCTGGCTAGCCAGGAGTGCTCTGGGTTAAGTGAAAATAGCCCCCAAATTACAGACCCCTCGCAAGGCACTTCCCCGGCACCTGGCCCAGCCTCCGAGGGGCAGCCGTGCAGGGTGCAGGACGGGGCCGAGGCAGCACGTGGTGGAGGCAAGTGGCTGCAACAGGCAGAAGCAGCTCTTTGAGGCAACCTCAAACTGAGGAGTgcctttttctccctccttgccTAAAAAATAGGGCTTCTAGGCGGAGTAGTGGGTTCATTACTGTCGATACACAGCTAAAGGTATTCACGATGTTCTATATGAGCTTGGGCTCTGTTTCTTTGCTaattacatacatacacatacaaaaataatatataaatattactcAATATATATTGCTAATATTAAGCAGAAGCCAAATTCTGTTGGAATTTCACCCCCAGAGAGGCTTCTACAGAAAAACAGTCCATAGCCTCTGTGTTTGGCTAACTTCATCCTCCAAGTCAGTCAGGTGCGGGCTCTTATGTCCCTGAGGTTGCTTTGGAAGATCTTTCTGTTGGGTCTGCTGCTCCCgagcctggcagcagcctcaccacagccctgctctgccccacctgcccagcagctggcacaCCGCGCCTGCTGGCACCCAGGGGCTGACTCACTGAACCGTACAGTGGCatgcagcacttttttttttaccaggcTCTGCATTGAGTGTTCTGCCTGCAAACATCACAGCTGCCCTGGGGCATTTAACCCAGGCTGTGTGGCTTTTGCATCATGCCCCTCCATGGGTGGGACCCTGCCTGAATGCACTGCTGCAGAGGGACGGCGCTCAGCAAgcaccagtgctggtcagtaACGCTCAGCAAGCAGCCAGCATTACATCCAGACAGACTGCAGAGAGCTGGCCTTCACGTCCAGCTTTCCCTGTGCCAACAGGCCACGTGCTCAGAGCCTGCACGGCTCCTGCCAGCGCTGGGGTGCCCGCGGGTGCTCCCCAGGTCACCATCCGCAGGGTGCAGCCTGACCCCATGTGGCAGCACAAGTCCCGGGGACAGGGTGCTGGGACCAGCCCCTGTTTGGCTAAGGTGTTATCCCGGATACCCAGCGGCTACGCCTCCCTTCCCGGCAGGTGCCTGATTCATCGGAGGCGGGCGGGTGCTCCTGGAAGGCAGGCAGGtgttctgctctgcagctcGCCAGGGCTCGTCTTTCAAGCCTGGTTTTGAGCCACGTCGGCTCGTTTTCTGTATGCAGCCAGCTCCCATAGCTGGCATCTGCACGCTGGaaaggtgctgcagctccttccctgccctgctcctgcctctccAGGACTTCACCTCGGCTCACAAAGCGAGTAATGACAGCGGCACAGGAACACCTGTGTATTGTCCTGTGTGTCACAGCACAAAGCCCGTGCCACTGCTCCCATGCAGGGGGCAGGAGGATTCACCTGAATTTGCACCTGTTCCAGACCTTGTCTGCAGCGATTCAGGTGCACCTGCCCTAGAAAGCAGCCCCATGAATGTCTGCCCCTTCTGTTGGCAAGGTACTGCCCACATCTTGCCTTGCTTTTGCATGTGGACTATGGCAGGgcattggtttgtttttcaaagtgcAATACTGACATTTGCAGACTCAGCCGCACATTGCAGGGGGACGGCTGTGAAGCAATTGCTTACCAAACCACAGTTCTGCCCACAGGCCCCGAGCTCACACAGCGCACACCCACGTGGCGCTGGGCAGCACAAAAGTGCCATGCAGCAGCCAGCGATGCTGGTGGGAAAAAGGAGCAATCCCGAGGACATCCCAGCGCTGccgcagctgcaggcagccacCTGCCGTGTCCTTGTCTCAGCATTCATCAGGTGGCTTTGCCCAGGAGCCCCCTCTGTGCCCTTTAGGTGGGTGAGGCCAGTGGGGTAGCTCTGGGGGGGATAGGAAGGGGTAGTGGCAGCTCCAGGCGTGAGAGCACCAGTGCTCCCGGGCAGGGAGGGCTTCAGCTGCCTGGGCACGTTGGTGGTGTGCAGAAGTGGCTGGGGAACCAAATGCACGGAGAGCGATACAAAGCAGTGCTCGCTGCTACACCCAATAaggcaaataaaacattttaaggcACAAAAAGGCCCGAGCCCCATTGTCTGCCTCATGTGCCCCAGCCGGTTTGGACACCAGGGAATTTTATCCGGCTTTACTGTTAGTGACGAGCTCCTCTCACCTGGGGACACGGAGCCCTGTCAGTGCTGGCATGCCTGCAGCCAAGGCCTCAGTgcccccgctgccctccccgcGAGCCCCCCGTGAGCGCGGCGCAGCCCGTGCGCAGGGCAGCACATCTTACCCGGCAGGCCTGGTGTCCGCCACGGCTCGGTCTACGGGGATCAGGTCGCTGAGGTAGACGTTAAAGTTGCCTTCTTTCCACCtgctttttgcttcttcttGCTTGTCCTCAGGGACTGCCACAGGATGCCCAAACTGCCCGGGagcctgggggtctctgggggccAGCGTTGCATCCACGGCCAAGACCCTGTGtgtcccggggctgccccccggcCGGGCTGcgcggctgctgctgcccaccaccccctgcctgccctgctcgGCTGCCCCCCCGGCATCTCCCGCCGGCCCCGCAcctgctgccccaggggagcGCGGTGCTGCGGCGCTGCGGGTGGTGCTGGCGGTGAGGTTGATGCTGAGCCTCGTGGCTGCGAGCTGCTGCGCTCCGCGTGCTTCGGGGCTCCGCCACAAGTTTGGCACGGCGTCGgacccggggctgggggctgctgcgctgctgctgggttttgcCCCCGCCTTGCCGATGAGGACGAAGTATTTCTcaggggatgctgctgcctctcccgCTCGGGCTCCGCGGTGCCACGGTGCCCGGGAGGCTCGGTGTGctgggctgccggggggggccgggctcCCGTGTGCGCCGTGCGCGGCTCCCTCCGGCaccgccgccccggccccggcttGCTCCGCGGGCTCAGGCGCCGGCAGGTCCGGGCTCAGGGCCCTGTCCCTCGGTCCCCCGGCGCTTGCCGTGGCTGGCGGTGCCCCGGGCGGCCGGGCCGTGCTTGCGACGGCGCCCGCTGCCGTCCTCGCTGCCCGTGCCGGGGGTCCGCTCGCCGCCGGTGCCACGTCGCTCCGCGCGGCCGCCGCAGCCGGGGACCACCCGACCCGTCGGGGCGCAGCCGGCCGGAGGGAGCCCCCCGCCCGGCCCTGAGCAGCGGAGGGCTGCGggctgcccggggggggccccgccGTGCCGCTCGCCGCCCGCCGGGCTGCGCCCCCCGCCGGGCtcccctccgccgccgccgccgtcgcGCTCTCCGCGGCTctgcccccgcccggcccccgcggcgccgccgccaGGGGGGGGCCGGGGTCCCGCCGCCCACCGCCCGGCGGCCCCGGGGAGCCCCTCCAgagccggccccgctcccgctgcccccGTCCCGCCGCCGCCAGCGCCCGCTGCCCGGCGGCGTCGCCGAAGGAGAGCCGGAGCGCTGCCATGTCAAACAGCAGCCACACGACTGAGGCCACGAAGACGAAGGCCAGCGCTCGCCCGCTGCCGCGGAAAAGCTTCCGGAGCTTGTGCATCCTCACCGCGATCCCCGGCCGCCCGAGGCGGGGGCGGtgcagcccccggcccggccctgccttgccctgccctgcccggcccgggtcggcccggcccggcccggcgggggGAGCTCAGCCCCGGGCGCCCTCCGGCCGCTGCCTGCGTGGCATCCTGCGGCCGGCCCGGGGCAGGGAGAGCGGCCCCGCAGCGCGCCCCGCGCCCCGGCCCGGCTGCTGCACACGTTGCCCGGACAGAAAGGAAGGTGGCGGGGcagatctctttctttcttttttttttttttttttttttccttctctccaccCAGCCCTCAAAGGCTAAAGGCTGCGCTGTAACTCAACACCTCCTCGCATAAGGAAACTATTTCAGGCCATTACCCAGCAAACTTTCTGCCGGGCTCTTACCTCCCGGGTCCTGCCGGCTGTTAACCGTTTCGGCAGGACTTTGCCCGAGCCGCAGCTCCCCCCCCGGCCTgcggctccccgccgccccccgccgccccccgccgagccccgctccccgcagcGCTCCCGCAGCACGCAGGGGACCCGCTGGCGGGGGATGCACGCAGCGGCTCCGGCTCTCCTGCTGCCGGTTCAGCTCACGGCGTTCCTGCGGGTGACGAGGAGGAAAGGGATGCAAGGTGTCTCTTTTAGGTACCGCAGCCAGCGCACGGCGGGGGACGGGGCAGCCCTGCGGGAACGCAGCTGTAACCGGGGCTCTGCC
The sequence above is drawn from the Anas platyrhynchos isolate ZD024472 breed Pekin duck chromosome 7, IASCAAS_PekinDuck_T2T, whole genome shotgun sequence genome and encodes:
- the GALNT5 gene encoding polypeptide N-acetylgalactosaminyltransferase 5; translated protein: MHKLRKLFRGSGRALAFVFVASVVWLLFDMAALRLSFGDAAGQRALAAAGRGQRERGRLWRGSPGPPGGGRRDPGPPLAAAPRGPGGGRAAESATAAAAEGSPAGGAARRAASGTAGPPPGSPQPSAAQGRAGGSLRPAAPRRVGWSPAAAAARSDVAPAASGPPARAARTAAGAVASTARPPGAPPATASAGGPRDRALSPDLPAPEPAEQAGAGAAVPEGAAHGAHGSPAPPGSPAHRASRAPWHRGARAGEAAASPEKYFVLIGKAGAKPSSSAAAPSPGSDAVPNLWRSPEARGAQQLAATRLSINLTASTTRSAAAPRSPGAAGAGPAGDAGGAAEQGRQGVVGSSSRAARPGGSPGTHRVLAVDATLAPRDPQAPGQFGHPVAVPEDKQEEAKSRWKEGNFNVYLSDLIPVDRAVADTRPAGCSEQRVHDDLPTTTIIMCFVDEVWSTLLRSVHSVLSRSPPHLVEEIILVDDFSTKEYLKEKLDAYMSRFPKVKILHLKERHGLIRARLAGAQVAKGDVLTFLDSHVECNVGWLEPLLERVRLSRTKVACPVIEVISDKDMSYMTVDNFQRGIFTWPMNFGWRQIPQEVIEKNKIKETDIIRCPVMAGGLFSIDKKYFFELGTYDSGLDVWGGENMEISFKVWMCGGEIEIIPCSRVGHIFRNDNPYSFPKDRIRTVERNLARVAEVWLDEYKELFYGHAYHLVLRRLDVGDLTQQIALRKKLQCRSFRWYLENVYPDLEAPLVKASGLLVNIATARCITVENTTLAFQTCDVNNEDQKFNYTWLRLLRHGDLCIAPAGTTGALELRLCTGWESSLAWQHSSLAAARPELADHLVAEHLQPPACLEVDPSLQALRVSACNSANPYQKWQFGNYYAD